The genomic segment CAGGAGCTTCTGGAGACCTATGCTGCGGTCTCGAATGGTGCCATCACCTTGCAGGTGATCGACCCGGAGCCGTTTTCCGATACGGAAGACGAGGCTGTGGCCTTCGGCCTGCAGGGTGTACCGTTGAATACCTCCGGCGATCGCCTGTATTTCGGCATGGCGGCGACAAACACTACCGATGACGCGGAGATCATCCCCTTTTTCCAGGATCAGCGCGAGCCGTTCCTCGAATACGACCTGACGCGCGCCTTCTACAATCTCGCTAACCCGAAGCAGAAGGTAGTTGGTCTGATCAGCAAGCTGCCCGTGAATGGTAGCGTGGATCCTCAAACTGGCAGCTTCACACAGCCCTGGGCTGTGGCCCAACAAATCAGCCAGCTGTTCAAGCTCAATGATCTCGGGACCGAAGTCATCGCGGTGCCTGAGGGGGTCGACGTGCTGTTGGTCGTCCATCCGCAAGATCTGCCAGAGACGACGCGCTATGCCATCGACCAGTACGTGCTCGGCGGTGGTAAGGCGATGATCTTCGTTGACCCGCATTCGGAAGTGGCGGCAGGGGCGCCGGATCCGTCCAATCCCATTCCCATGCACAACTCCAACCTACCGGAATTGTTCAAGGCCTGGGGTGTCGAGCTGGCGCCGGGCATGGTGGTCGGCGACCGCGAGTTGGCGCGGCGCGTGCGTACCGGTCCGCCCGATCGGCCCGAGGCTATAGACTACATCGCCTGGCTCGCCCTCGACGATCGCTTCGTCAATCGCGACGAGATGGTCACCAACCGCTTGACGCTGTTAAATCTCGCGAGCTCAGGCGCCTTCAGCCAGATCGAGGGCGCGGCAACCGAGTTTGTGCCGCTCGTGACTTCGTCGCAGGAGGCGATGCTGTTCGAGCGAGTGCAGATCCAGTTCGTGCCCAATCCCGCATCTCTGCTTGCCAACTTCGTTGCCAGCGGTGAGCAGTACACTTTGGCCGCACGCATCTCGGGTCCGGTTAGCAGTGCATTCCCTGATGGCAGACCGACGGAAGGCGTCGATACCGGGCGCGAACATATCGGCGAGTCGCAGGGCGATATCAATGTCGTCGTCGTGGCCGACTCCGATATCCTTCACGATCGCAGCTGGGTGCGCGTGCAGCAGTTTTCCGGGCAGGCCTATGCTGTGCCGGCGGCTGACAATGGCGCCTTCGTGGTCAATGCGATCGACGTCTTCGCAGGCTCGAGCGAGCTGATTGCCCTTCGTAGCCGTGGCGCCACGTCGCGGCCCTTTGAGGTGGTCCAAGATCTGCAGCGTCAGGCCGAGGACCAGTTCCGTGAGACAGAGCAAGTGCTTGAAGCTCGCATCGCCGAGACCGAGGCCAAGCTTGCGAACATGCAAAGTGGCGAGAACGTTGGTGGCAATGTGATCCTGAGTGAGGAGCAGACCCAGGCCATCGCCGACTTCCGCCGGGAGCTGGTTGCTACGCGCAAGGAGTTGCGCGACGTTCAACTCGCGCTGCGCAAGGATATCGAAGGACTAGGCTCGCGGCTGGCATTCCTCAATATTGCACTGGTGCCCTTGTTGATCGGCGGCGTCGCGATAATCGTATCGTGGGTGCGCCGGCAGCGCCGCCGCCGTGCGCATGCTATGGGTTAAACTGATGGATACATCATGCAGAACCGTAGTCTCTTAATTCTGGCTGGCCTTACTGCGATCGTCGTGATCGGTACCGTTTTCGCCGTCTCCACACGGGAGTCGGCGGTCGAGCGTGTTCTGGTAGAGAAGACGATCTTTCCTGAGCTCGGTAGCCGTATCAACGATGTTGCCGCGGTGGCCTTAACCACGGCCGACGGAACGTTTCGTCTCACTCGCGACGGGCAGGACTGGTTTGTCGCCGACAAAGCGGATTTCCCGGCGCGCGGTGAGCTGGTGCGCGAGATGCTGCTGCACCTGACGGAACTGACCGCGCTCGAGGCCAAGACCGCGAATCCGGAGCGCCATGCCAAGCTCGGGCTTGCCGCGCCTGATGCCGAGGAAGGTGTGGCTACCAAGGTTACCTTGCTTAACGATGATGACGGCGTGCTGGCCGAGCTGATGGTCGGCAACGCGGCGCGTGGCACGAATAACCAGCGCTATGTGCGGCGCTCGGATGACGACCAGACTTGGCTCGTGAAGAGCGCACTCGATCCCGGCAACGAGGTGAACGATTGGGTCGAAACGTTGCTGCTTCGCCTACCTTTGGAGCGCGTGCGCGGTGTGAGGATAGAGCACCCAGACGGGCAGGTTATCAACCTCTCAAAGGAAACGCCGAAGGATGCGGAGTTCGTTCTGGTGGAGATGCCCGAGGGTGCTAGTTTCAGCTCGCCGAAGACCATCGAGAACATGATCCGCTCGGTAACGGTGATGCGCTTCAACGAGGTTGTCGGTCTGTCGGAGATGCCGGAGCCGGACGACGGTCCTATCGTGACACGCTTCGATACCTTTGACGGCCAGACCGTGATCTTCACCCAGCACAAGGCGGGCGAAGAGACCTG from the Alphaproteobacteria bacterium genome contains:
- a CDS encoding DUF4340 domain-containing protein; this translates as MQNRSLLILAGLTAIVVIGTVFAVSTRESAVERVLVEKTIFPELGSRINDVAAVALTTADGTFRLTRDGQDWFVADKADFPARGELVREMLLHLTELTALEAKTANPERHAKLGLAAPDAEEGVATKVTLLNDDDGVLAELMVGNAARGTNNQRYVRRSDDDQTWLVKSALDPGNEVNDWVETLLLRLPLERVRGVRIEHPDGQVINLSKETPKDAEFVLVEMPEGASFSSPKTIENMIRSVTVMRFNEVVGLSEMPEPDDGPIVTRFDTFDGQTVIFTQHKAGEETWVRIETSYDAAAAMPEEEMDLEDDPLEAALPFDVEATVAEVAAVTDSWVFVLPDFKISQLSKRLEDLITMPPPVEVE
- a CDS encoding Gldg family protein encodes the protein MTSARRLSAWGAVVVAAVLFVTLNVLSQTVLRGARLDLTAEGLYTLSDGTRSVIGAVDEPITVRFFFSDGLASAVPTISQYARRVQELLETYAAVSNGAITLQVIDPEPFSDTEDEAVAFGLQGVPLNTSGDRLYFGMAATNTTDDAEIIPFFQDQREPFLEYDLTRAFYNLANPKQKVVGLISKLPVNGSVDPQTGSFTQPWAVAQQISQLFKLNDLGTEVIAVPEGVDVLLVVHPQDLPETTRYAIDQYVLGGGKAMIFVDPHSEVAAGAPDPSNPIPMHNSNLPELFKAWGVELAPGMVVGDRELARRVRTGPPDRPEAIDYIAWLALDDRFVNRDEMVTNRLTLLNLASSGAFSQIEGAATEFVPLVTSSQEAMLFERVQIQFVPNPASLLANFVASGEQYTLAARISGPVSSAFPDGRPTEGVDTGREHIGESQGDINVVVVADSDILHDRSWVRVQQFSGQAYAVPAADNGAFVVNAIDVFAGSSELIALRSRGATSRPFEVVQDLQRQAEDQFRETEQVLEARIAETEAKLANMQSGENVGGNVILSEEQTQAIADFRRELVATRKELRDVQLALRKDIEGLGSRLAFLNIALVPLLIGGVAIIVSWVRRQRRRRAHAMG